In Bacteroidota bacterium, the DNA window CCTCAGAGTAGATGTTACCGGAAATATTTATGTTACAGGTGTAACAGATGCTTCTGACTTTCCTACTCAGTCCTGGGGTAGCGCCTATTTTAGCGGTTACAAAGGTGCGTCAGATGCATTTATACTCCGGTTTTCAAATACAGGCATGAGGCAATGGGCTACTTATTATGGAGGGAATCAATTGGAAGATGGAGGACAAGGACCTACTTCTGGGGATAATCTTGAAATAGATAATTGTGGTAATATATATATTAGTTTTGATACGTATTCAAGCAATATACCAACTCTTAACCCCGGATGTGCATCCTATTTTGACGGAAGCTTTGGAGGAGGAACCGGTTCAGATCAATTTCTTGTTGAATTTAATAATACCGGCACTTTATTATGGGCCACTTATATAGGTGGAAGCAACAATGATTTCAGGAGTCCATTGGCTATTGACAAAAATAACAATGTTTTTTTTGGAGGAGAGTGGACCAATTATGCTTCCGGAGCAGGTTTACCAACTATGAATCCGGCAGGTGGGGCATATTTTGATAATACACCAAATGGTAACGACGATAGTTTTATTATGAAGTTTGTTCCTGTTTCGCCCACATATACAAAAGTGCAAGTAAATCAAAGCGGCTGCAGTTGCAATGGCACAGCTACGGTAACTGTTAATTGCGGTACAGCCCCCTATAATTACGTTTGGAATAATGGCTCCCAAACATTAAATACTGTTGCCGCTACCAATACAATTACCGGTTTATGCGCGGGCAATTATAATGTTATAGTAACCGATGCCGCGTGTATCCAGGTGCCCGATACTGTTTATTTTACCATTAGCGGAAGCGGCGGTTTAACTTTAACACCTAATCAAATTAATGCGGGTTGCGTTAATCCGGGTAGCGCTACTGTAACCGCTTCGGGCGGCACCGGACCATATACCTATAGTTGGAGCCCAGCAGGACAAACATCACAAACTGCCACAGGTCTTTCCGCAGGTAATTATACTGTTACTGTTACGGATAATACAGGCTGCATATCGAACAAATTATATACCATTGTAAAAGATACAGGTAACGTAAGTATTGGTATCAGCCCAACCGATGCAGGTTGTAGTGCAGGTAGTAAAACCGGAAATGCTACAGTGAATATAATAAGTGGCACCAGCCCATATATTTATAGCTGGAGCAACGGACAAACAACACAAACGGCCACCGGGTTAAATGCAAGTGTATACACAGTAACCGTAACTGATAATACAGGATGCACCTCCATACGAACGACAAACAACACAAACGGCCACCGGGTTAAATGCAAGTGTATACACAGTAACCGTAACTGATAATACAGGATGCACCTCCATACGAACGATAGAGATAATCAACAATACAGGCAACGTAAGCATAAATACAACGCTGCAAAATGTACTGTGCCCGGGAGATAATACCGGTAGTTCCATAGCCACTGCAATAGGGGGTATTGGCCCATATATTTATAGCTGGAGTAATGGGCAAAACGGCCCCAATGCTACCGGCTTAAAAGCTGGAAACTATGCAATAACAGCAACTGATGCCAATGGATGTTTAGGCGCTGTACCAATAGCAATAACAGAACCCGGGTTTTCTGTGCTTGCAATTCAAAATCAAACATCTACATGTGGGGGAACAACAGGTAAAGCAACCGCATTGGTTCAGCCATTTCCTCCGGCCCCCAGTACAGGCCCTTACACCTATGGCTGGAGTAACGGACAAACAACTGTGGCCGCTACAGGGCTTTCGGCGGGAGCATATAAAGTTACAGTCACAAATGCCAGTGGGTGTACTTCAACCGCAGTAGCCATTATCGGGAATTCCAATGGCCCCAATTTGTCAGTTACAAACAATTGCAGCAGTTCAAAAGTAACTGCATTTGGAGGAACATTACCATATACTTATTTATGGAGCAACGGGCAAACAACACAAACTGCTACAAATATAAAGGCCGGTGATTATGTAATTGTAACCGATGCCAGTGGTTGTTACAATATAATAGCCCCTGTACTAAACCCAATAACAGTAACAGTAACCAGCACCGCAGCATCATGTGGCGGAAACAATGGCAGTACAGCAGCTGGGGCAAGCGGTATAAATAGCTGGCCATACGCCTATTTGTGGAATAATGCTCAAACAACACAAATAGCCACTAATCTTGCTGCGGGAACATATACAGTAACTGTCACAGGAAGCAATGGCTGTACACAAACAGAAACTGTTACTCTAACATCTGATAACTGTGAAGGTCCTACCATTACTGCAACAGGAAATTCAGCCTGCCCGGGCACTTGCGTCACAGTAACTTCAAATGGTGCTGGTGGCACTTCCCCATATACTTACTCCTGGAGTAACGGCGCAACCTCGCAAAACATAGGTGTGTGCCCTGTATCAAATACAACTTACACAGTAAAAGTAACCGATTCCGGGGGTAGCACAGCTACCTCAATGGCAGTAGTTACAATTAACCCTGCTGTTTCTGTTTCAACAAATACAATCAACATTACCTGTAATGGCGGCAATAATGGAAATTCAATTGCTAGTCCGGGTAGCGGAACTTCCCCTTTTACTTTTAATTGGAGTAATGGCCAAATCACTCAAACAGCTACAGGCCTTTCAGCAGGCAATTACACAATAACAATTACCGATTCAAAAGGCTGCACCGCTACCGCAAGCGCCGCAGTAATTTCACCTCCTGCTTTAACCGGACAATTCACCAAAGGAACAGCCAATTGTGCAGGTTGTGGCTGCAAAGAATGGATACATGTAAATGGAGTTGGCGGGACGAACCCATACAGCTATTTATGGCCCGATGGTTATGTTAACAGGTATAAAAATCAACTTTGTCCGGGCACTTACACAATAAATATTAAGGATAAAAACGGGTGCAGTATAAATGTTAATCTTACTGCGCCGTGAGTGTGCCGCGAATCGTTACTGTTTGTAGAGTGAAAGAAAAACAATAATTATATTGCATATGCTTGCTTGTTATCAAGTTGTTAGATGCCAATTGTTAATTCACCAAAGTAGTATTATTAATAACCTGATTGTTGGAATACATTTATGACACATTAATCCTTATGAAAAACGATATCAAAACCAAAGCAAATTACATGTGCTTATTTTTACTTATTATTTGCTCAATTTTTTTTATTAC includes these proteins:
- a CDS encoding SprB repeat-containing protein encodes the protein LRVDVTGNIYVTGVTDASDFPTQSWGSAYFSGYKGASDAFILRFSNTGMRQWATYYGGNQLEDGGQGPTSGDNLEIDNCGNIYISFDTYSSNIPTLNPGCASYFDGSFGGGTGSDQFLVEFNNTGTLLWATYIGGSNNDFRSPLAIDKNNNVFFGGEWTNYASGAGLPTMNPAGGAYFDNTPNGNDDSFIMKFVPVSPTYTKVQVNQSGCSCNGTATVTVNCGTAPYNYVWNNGSQTLNTVAATNTITGLCAGNYNVIVTDAACIQVPDTVYFTISGSGGLTLTPNQINAGCVNPGSATVTASGGTGPYTYSWSPAGQTSQTATGLSAGNYTVTVTDNTGCISNKLYTIVKDTGNVSIGISPTDAGCSAGSKTGNATVNIISGTSPYIYSWSNGQTTQTATGLNASVYTVTVTDNTGCTSIRTTNNTNGHRVKCKCIHSNRN